TCTGCCATGCTAGGTCGGCTTGATGGTGTGTTGGAAGTGCATACCAGACCTAACTTGAGAACTTGAACCAATTCGGCTTCAACAAATCCCCTCAGGCTATGATCAAAGCAGTCTGACACAGTTCCATCCTCCAATATCTCTCTCACATAATCACGCAGTACGACCGCTGTAGCCACCCCAGGGCTGTCTACTGGCTTCCGCCCTGTCACAATCTCAAGCAAAATCACCCCAAAGCTAAATACATCACTCTTGTCGCTATATCTCAAGCTCTGAGATGCTAGCTCCGGTGCAATATATCCAATGGAGGTGTGAATTCTACTCAATTCAATGCTTCCTAGAATTGGCAATAGCTTCCTCAATCCATAATCAGACAACTTGGCCTCATATTTTCCATCTAACATTATGTTGGAGGACTTGATGTTGAGATGCAGGATTTGTGGCCGGCAGTCATGGTGAAGGTAAGCAAGTGCTCGTGCCGCTCCAAGCGCAATGTTGAACCTCTGTTCCCAAAACAGctcacctccaccacctctgctgctgctctcaGAGAAAGCATGAGGATGGTTCCCGTGGAGGTGATCATACAAGCTCCCATTGGCCATAAATTCAGACAGGAGCAACTGCATTGAGGATGACCAATAGTAACCCTGGAAAGCAACCAGATTGGGGTGGCTGAGGTTACCAAGCTGGCCCATCTCATGCTCAAACTCATCCTGGTCTCTCACCCTCCCTAGTGTCTCCAGTTTCTTCACAGCAATGGATAGGCCATTTTCGAAGGTGGCTTTGTACACCGTACCAACTGAACCGCCACCAACGAGGCAGTCCTTGTCGAGTAGTGCCTTAGTTCCCGTTTCCCAATCTTCATATCTCGAAGGCAAGCTCTTGCTGAAAAGCACTAGCTTTCCGATGATCACATTTGAGCCTGGAGATGCAATCGGTGTGCTCTCAGACACCagaacctcttcctcttccttcctgTCCTCATCTTTACTCCTCCTTGTATAAGCCTTAATGTTCATCGCACAAACAATGCATACCCCGATAAGTATGAGGGCCGCAGCAACAATGACAATTATGACAGACACACCCAATCGTTTCGCCTTCCAGTGCGCCCCACAGAGATTGTTCAATGGAGGGCCGCATAGTAATGGGTTGCCCATGAACGCAGTGAAACCAAACTGCTGCAAGACCGGCGCAGAAGGGATCATACCAGAGAGGTTATTGAAGGACACATTAAAATGTGTCAGGTTAGAGAGGTTCCCAAGCTCTAGAGGAATTTCCCCAGTCAGTCGATTCTCTGAGAGGTCCAGGAGATCAAGGTTTGTGAGCTGCCCAAGTGTCACGGGAATGCCCCCATCAAGCTGGTTCCTGTGTAGATCAAGCATCTTGAGGTAAGTCGAATTGTTGAGCGTGTCTGGGACTGCTCCTTGCAATTGGTTGCCAGACAGATTCCTGTGTTCAGTTAATTCAGCTAGTCAGTACACACGGAAACATTGTACCACAAACGAATTACAGTGGTGCGAGTAATGAACAAACACTTACAGCTCAAGCAAGAACTGGCACTGGCTCAGGGACCGTGGAATCTCTCCTGTGAGAGCAAGGCCGGCGAGGTCGAGTGTGACAAGCATCTCAATCCCTCCAAGCTCGGCAGGGATTGAACCGGAAATGCCCGCATTGCCCGCGAGCCGGAGCACGGAGAGCGACCGCAATGTCCCAATCACAGGTGGTATATCTCCAGCAAGAGCATTCGCCCCCAAATCCAAAACCCTCAGATTGCGGCAATTCACCACGCTCTCCGGCACCGGTCCCGTGAGCCGGTTCCCGGACGCGTCGAAGTATGAGAATTTGCTGCCGCACGTTGTAATGCTGGGGATTTCGCCGTCGAAGGCGTTGGAGGAGACGTTGAAGTAGGTGATGTTTACCGAGCCGAGAAGGGCAAAGGGAGCGGATCCGGAGAACTGGTTGCTCCCGACGTCGAAGAGATCAATACTGCCACAAGTGGTGAGCTTGCCGGCTATATTGCCGGAGAGCGAATTGCTTCGGACGGAGATGTAGTTCATCTCCGGAGGCGCGCAGACTTGATCCGGGAGCTCGCCGGAGAGGCGGTTGTAGGAGAAGTCGAACCCAGCGAGGCGCGAGCAATTGGCAATGCCGGGCGGGACGGGGCCGGCGAGGTCGTTGTGCGCGAGCGACACGTACcggaggcggaggcaggggtCGAACAGCGCGGCGGGGATCTCACCGGAGAAGGCGTTGTAGGAGAGGTCGAGCAAGCGGAGCCACGGGAACGCGCCGAGGAACGGCGGGATCTCGCCGGAGAGCGCGTTCCGGCTGATGTTGAGCTTGTGGAGCGTGGGGGCGAGCGCGCTGAAGCTCCGCGGGATGCCGCCGGTGAGGCTGTTCCCGAAGAGCGAGATGGACTCGAGCACCGGCAGCCGCGCGAGCGACGGGGTGAGCACCCCCGCGATGCCCGCGCCGTGGACGCGCAGCCGCTGTACGGCGCCGGAGGACGGGTCGCAGGTGACCCCCGCGAAGTCCAAACAGGGGTCCCCCGAGGGAGTCCAGGACGCCAGCGCCCCACGCGGGTCCGCGGTGACGGCGGCCTTGAAGTCGAGCAGTATCCGCCGCTCGGCGTCCGTGGCCGCGTCCACCCCCGCGCCGCCGGCCCAATgcagcagcaccaccaccaccaacagaAGAACCGCCTTCCCCGCAGAAGCCGCGGCACGGGAGGAGCGCCTCATCGCGACAGGCCGCGCAGTGCCACCGCACGCAGCAGCAGCATTACCACCACCAGCAGCTCGGCCGCGGTGGCCACGCCGCTGCCACTACAAGTAGTTTAAGCAGCTGTTAACTGCCACGGCGCCGAGCAAAGGAGCAGCGAGTAGGTGGCGGTTGGTAGCGTGCGTTATGGACTTGCGGTACCACACCAAGCGACCTAGGCTTTCGCGCTGTTGCCTTAGAAAAACGTTGTCGCGAACGGCGAGCCGGCCGGAGCGGAGTCCAAACTCCGGGTCGGGGACGGCATGGCGTGTGCCTGTGCTCGTTAGGCTACTACTAGTGCAGGTATTATGCAGAGAAATGAAGTGTTAGGTAGGTTTTTTTAACTAACGTATCAAGTAAttaaaagaagagagaagataGTAAGTATATCGTGGAAGATATAGCTTATTAGGTAGGTccgtataaaaataatatattgggTGACGAGTATTTATTATTGTATCAACGTGATATAACAATATAAGTAAGAAATTGTGGGAGAGCTGTAGTATTGAGAGTAGTCTTAAATCGGGAGGAATTGGGTAGTAGCGCCGACATGCACACGTGAAATCTAGACGAAACACTCGCTTTGGGGTCAGAGACTCAGCGAGGAGATAAATGGAATGATAGTGTCGAAAAGGGGGCATGGCTTTCCGGGGACGATACAacttggtggggggggggggaggtggtGGACATCGAGTGAGGTGCTCGATGGGGAGGACCAAGATTTGTCTGTCCTTTCCAGAGGGGACCTCCCCTCTATCTCTCACCTCCATTTCTTCGCTACTTGTGTGGTTGGTTGGTGCAGCCGTGGTGTGATGCAGAGAAAACTTGGCGAGTTGCCTGTTGTATATGCCTATGGGCTACGGAAAGGACTAAATTCAAGGCTGTAACTATACACGGTTAGTACAAAGAACCACCGAGGATGTGTTTAGTTGGAAAAAAATAGTTGTATTTGTATAGTCTGGTTGAGTGAAAGTAGGTTGTATGAGGCATATAGCTTTGAAAAGAGTGTTTAATTGGTTgcatgaacatatgcaatgacGAATGTAGTGAACTGTGAAAGTATATGATTGCTTGTATGGGTAGATGTAATGAGCCTGTGACCTAAGATTGACGAGTGAGTTCTACTGACACGGTAAGTCATGCAATCTGTATCTATCCAGCCTGTATGCGAGTGAAGCTCAATTTGAACATATCGTATAGCTAAGATGACTCGTATAGGCTGTATCCGCTATACAGATAGCAAATAAACTTCTATACAAGAATATATGAGCAAATATAAATTTCTCGTATATACAGACTCAATTTGATGAGCAAATATAAATTTCTCGTATATACAGACTCAATTTGATGAGCAAATATAAATTTCTCGTATATACGGACTCAATTTAGTGGATCTTAGCACAAGTAAATGCCATTGGCCTATAGGCTGATTATCCATCCCGGTGTGGAGTTCCTTTATAAGGAAAAAAATTTGGTAcaaacatataaatatgaaCGTAGTTCGATCCTGGTTCGAAGGTTACGATTTATTTCATCGCTCTATTAGTAAAATGGTTGATATGCAGAAAACATGCACGTAATCACGAAATATTACGAAATAACACAACAGTGCCACTGCAACTGATTACGAAAAGAAACAGATTCGGTGATGAGCGACTTCGCCAGGGGTTCGTGCCGAAACTTGTTGCAGTATGGTTGAACGCCGATAGAACCTGGTTGCTGGCGGAGCCGCGACCAATTGTTCTTCTGAGCAGATGCGAGTGCGATAAGCATGCAGTTGTACTGTACTAGGAGTACTCATTTAGGTGTTGGAGTTGGCGTGCCTTTCTGTCGGCAGTGATCATAGACGTGCTTACCGAATGATGCGTGCCATTGCCATAGTTAGGTGTTCAGGTTTACGATTTGTTACATGTAAATTGGTGAGTTTTTATAGGCTCAAAGTTGCTAGCCTTGAGTTCGAAGTTTTTGACCAATTTTTTTCAATGTCAATTTTGGATTCGGGGGAGCTAGACGGAGAGATATATATTGGAGGTTTTAGCACTTTTTAATACTCTTTAAGTAAATTGAATATAATCTTGAAACTTATACATGCATGTGTAGAGTAGATCGGGAATTATACCTTACTATctgtagggtttttttttttttttgaggaacCAAAATGTCTTT
The nucleotide sequence above comes from Phragmites australis chromosome 4, lpPhrAust1.1, whole genome shotgun sequence. Encoded proteins:
- the LOC133917017 gene encoding probable LRR receptor-like serine/threonine-protein kinase At1g12460, translated to MRRSSRAAASAGKAVLLLVVVVLLHWAGGAGVDAATDAERRILLDFKAAVTADPRGALASWTPSGDPCLDFAGVTCDPSSGAVQRLRVHGAGIAGVLTPSLARLPVLESISLFGNSLTGGIPRSFSALAPTLHKLNISRNALSGEIPPFLGAFPWLRLLDLSYNAFSGEIPAALFDPCLRLRYVSLAHNDLAGPVPPGIANCSRLAGFDFSYNRLSGELPDQVCAPPEMNYISVRSNSLSGNIAGKLTTCGSIDLFDVGSNQFSGSAPFALLGSVNITYFNVSSNAFDGEIPSITTCGSKFSYFDASGNRLTGPVPESVVNCRNLRVLDLGANALAGDIPPVIGTLRSLSVLRLAGNAGISGSIPAELGGIEMLVTLDLAGLALTGEIPRSLSQCQFLLELNLSGNQLQGAVPDTLNNSTYLKMLDLHRNQLDGGIPVTLGQLTNLDLLDLSENRLTGEIPLELGNLSNLTHFNVSFNNLSGMIPSAPVLQQFGFTAFMGNPLLCGPPLNNLCGAHWKAKRLGVSVIIVIVAAALILIGVCIVCAMNIKAYTRRSKDEDRKEEEEVLVSESTPIASPGSNVIIGKLVLFSKSLPSRYEDWETGTKALLDKDCLVGGGSVGTVYKATFENGLSIAVKKLETLGRVRDQDEFEHEMGQLGNLSHPNLVAFQGYYWSSSMQLLLSEFMANGSLYDHLHGNHPHAFSESSSRGGGGELFWEQRFNIALGAARALAYLHHDCRPQILHLNIKSSNIMLDGKYEAKLSDYGLRKLLPILGSIELSRIHTSIGYIAPELASQSLRYSDKSDVFSFGVILLEIVTGRKPVDSPGVATAVVLRDYVREILEDGTVSDCFDHSLRGFVEAELVQVLKLGLVCTSNTPSSRPSMAEVVQFLESVRTSY